A genomic segment from Longimicrobiales bacterium encodes:
- the mfd gene encoding transcription-repair coupling factor encodes MHPYLIEGMRRQPAFIATLEQLPAPTDRLTLDNLRGSAPSLLVATLSHEVKQRIWVVVAANPADAEAVDADLRSIAGPDIVALFPQRETLPYEAAEHHFEVSGLRVETLEALFAGRARVIVTTARALQELADIPAGLADLRLTLAVGDTVRLTELTERLDDMGFDRAAMVEAVGEYSVRGGILDLFGFGAPEPVRVELWGDEIVSIRQFDILDQRSSGDLSRVDVLPVDLSFGSGSVGGSGSGNDGSAARRSLLDVISRDSVIVELAAGASEKEFTRTWEQVLHLHDAERKRGGYPEPPDALFLKPDAASERLESFGRIVIGEHDAADVRFDVREAEPIERDMETLTALLRVGAARGEETYILCDNAGQLERLEELVGGKTGIPPGTRLALGAVHEGFVLEGAEPPLRVLTDHEIFRRERRLRRGRRFRGAVALESLAQLNPGDFIVHLDHGVGQFRGLEHVRVGGQEIEALAVEYAGGEILRVPVYRLDLVERWVTGGDAAEAAAPPKLHKIGGRTWKNLRRKTEEAIQQMATELLELYAVRQQAVRPPYPADSRWQKEMESSFLYEDTPDQRQATKDLKRDLESHRPMDRLLCGDVGYGKTEIAIRAAFKAAQDGRQVAVLAPTTILAEQHLHTFRERLAGYPIRIEALSRFRPQKEQDRILAGLAAGQVDIIVGTHRVIEPDVLFHNLGMLIIDEEQRFGVKQKERLKELRKNIDVLTLTATPIPRTLHFSLTGLRDLTLLQTPPRDRMPIITHVLPWVDEVIEDALRRELDRGGQVFFVHNRVQSLGIIAEQLKRLVPDATIAIAHGQMPPAELDHAMREFLDGRAQILLTTSIIENGLDVPTANTLIVDRADYFGLAQLYQIRGRVGRSHHRAYCYLLVPEGVSEDAEKRLRILEHYTELGSGYHIAMKDLELRGAGNLLGAEQSGFVTAVGLDTYTRLLEDTIKRMKGDVSAEREPADVTIDGAAYLPDEYIADAAQKLHLYRRLSRLSVPADVAALLAELRDRYGPPPPEVERLLSAARLRLIGTALGIDRIVVQGDAARVTFAAGASPRMTDLQKAFRDQQAEVEVRRPNPLSIIFRKAGVVAVDEMVATGLERLITDSTNPGC; translated from the coding sequence ATGCATCCATATCTCATCGAAGGCATGCGCAGGCAGCCAGCGTTCATCGCAACGCTGGAGCAGCTGCCCGCGCCGACCGACCGGCTGACACTCGACAATCTGCGCGGCTCCGCGCCATCGCTCCTGGTGGCGACGCTGTCGCACGAAGTGAAGCAGCGCATCTGGGTGGTGGTCGCAGCCAATCCCGCCGACGCGGAAGCCGTCGATGCCGACCTGCGCTCGATCGCCGGCCCGGACATCGTCGCGCTGTTTCCGCAACGCGAGACGCTCCCGTACGAAGCGGCGGAGCACCACTTCGAGGTGAGCGGTCTGCGGGTCGAAACGCTGGAGGCACTGTTCGCCGGACGCGCACGCGTGATCGTGACGACGGCGCGCGCGCTCCAGGAGCTTGCGGACATTCCCGCCGGACTCGCCGACCTGCGCCTGACGCTCGCCGTCGGGGACACGGTGCGCCTTACGGAACTGACCGAACGCCTCGACGACATGGGCTTCGACCGTGCCGCCATGGTCGAAGCCGTCGGCGAGTACTCCGTGCGCGGCGGCATCCTCGACCTCTTCGGGTTCGGCGCGCCGGAGCCCGTCCGCGTCGAGCTCTGGGGCGACGAGATCGTCTCCATCCGCCAGTTCGACATCCTCGATCAGCGTTCGTCGGGTGATCTCAGCCGGGTGGACGTGCTTCCGGTGGATCTGTCGTTCGGGAGCGGGAGCGTTGGCGGGAGCGGGAGCGGGAACGACGGGTCAGCGGCGCGGCGGTCGCTTCTGGACGTCATCTCGCGTGACTCGGTGATCGTTGAGCTGGCGGCGGGGGCGTCGGAGAAGGAGTTCACGCGGACGTGGGAGCAGGTACTCCATCTGCACGACGCGGAGCGCAAGCGCGGCGGATACCCCGAGCCGCCGGACGCGCTGTTCCTGAAGCCGGATGCTGCGAGCGAGCGTCTCGAGTCGTTCGGACGCATCGTCATCGGAGAACACGATGCGGCCGATGTTCGGTTCGATGTGCGTGAGGCCGAGCCCATCGAGCGCGACATGGAGACGCTCACCGCGCTGCTGCGCGTCGGCGCCGCGCGCGGTGAGGAGACGTACATCCTGTGCGACAATGCAGGACAGCTCGAGCGACTCGAGGAGCTGGTGGGCGGAAAGACGGGCATTCCGCCCGGCACGCGACTGGCCCTCGGTGCGGTTCACGAAGGTTTCGTGCTCGAGGGTGCAGAGCCGCCGCTGCGTGTGCTCACCGACCACGAGATCTTCCGTCGCGAGCGCAGGCTGCGGCGCGGCCGCCGGTTCCGCGGCGCGGTTGCGCTGGAGTCGCTCGCGCAGCTCAACCCCGGCGACTTCATCGTGCATCTCGATCATGGTGTCGGCCAGTTCCGCGGTCTCGAGCACGTGCGTGTCGGCGGCCAGGAGATCGAGGCGCTCGCGGTCGAGTACGCCGGCGGCGAGATCCTGCGCGTGCCGGTCTATCGCCTCGACCTGGTCGAACGCTGGGTCACGGGCGGTGACGCCGCCGAGGCGGCAGCGCCGCCGAAGCTGCACAAGATCGGCGGACGGACCTGGAAGAACCTGCGTCGCAAGACGGAGGAAGCGATCCAGCAGATGGCCACGGAGCTGCTGGAGCTGTACGCGGTGCGGCAGCAGGCCGTGCGTCCGCCCTACCCGGCCGACTCGCGCTGGCAGAAGGAGATGGAGTCGAGCTTCCTCTATGAGGACACGCCCGATCAGCGGCAGGCGACGAAGGACCTGAAGCGCGACCTCGAATCGCATCGTCCGATGGACCGGCTGCTGTGCGGCGACGTCGGCTACGGCAAGACCGAGATCGCGATCCGCGCGGCGTTCAAGGCGGCGCAGGACGGTCGCCAGGTGGCGGTGCTCGCCCCGACGACGATCCTCGCCGAGCAGCACCTGCACACGTTCCGCGAGCGCCTGGCCGGGTATCCGATCCGCATCGAGGCGCTGTCGCGATTCCGCCCGCAGAAGGAGCAGGACCGCATCCTGGCCGGGCTCGCTGCCGGCCAGGTGGACATCATCGTCGGCACGCACCGCGTCATCGAGCCCGACGTGCTGTTCCACAACCTCGGCATGCTCATCATCGACGAGGAGCAGCGCTTCGGCGTGAAGCAGAAAGAGCGGCTGAAGGAGCTGCGCAAGAACATCGACGTGCTGACACTGACCGCGACGCCGATCCCGCGCACACTGCACTTCTCGCTCACCGGCCTGCGCGACCTGACGCTGCTCCAGACGCCGCCGCGCGACCGCATGCCGATCATCACGCACGTGCTGCCGTGGGTGGACGAAGTGATCGAGGACGCACTGCGCCGCGAGCTGGACCGCGGCGGCCAGGTCTTCTTCGTGCACAACCGCGTGCAGTCGCTCGGCATCATCGCCGAGCAGCTGAAGCGACTGGTTCCGGATGCGACGATCGCCATTGCGCACGGCCAGATGCCGCCCGCCGAGCTCGATCACGCGATGCGGGAGTTTCTCGACGGACGTGCGCAGATCCTGCTCACGACATCCATCATCGAGAACGGCCTCGACGTGCCGACAGCGAACACGCTGATCGTCGATCGTGCGGATTACTTCGGCCTGGCGCAGCTCTACCAGATCCGCGGGCGCGTCGGCCGGTCCCATCACCGTGCGTACTGTTACCTGCTGGTGCCCGAAGGAGTCAGCGAGGACGCCGAGAAACGGCTGCGCATCCTGGAGCACTACACCGAGCTGGGCAGCGGCTACCACATCGCGATGAAGGACCTCGAGCTGCGCGGCGCCGGCAACCTGCTCGGCGCGGAGCAGAGCGGATTCGTCACGGCCGTCGGCCTCGACACGTACACGCGCCTGCTCGAGGACACGATCAAGCGGATGAAGGGCGATGTATCAGCGGAACGCGAGCCCGCCGATGTCACGATCGACGGCGCCGCATACCTGCCCGATGAGTACATCGCCGACGCGGCCCAGAAGCTCCACCTGTATCGCCGCCTCTCACGCCTGTCCGTGCCCGCCGACGTCGCGGCTCTGCTCGCCGAGCTGCGCGACCGCTACGGTCCGCCGCCCCCGGAAGTCGAGCGACTGCTCAGCGCCGCCCGGCTCCGCCTGATCGGTACCGCCCTCGGCATCGACCGCATCGTCGTGCAGGGAGACGCCGCCCGTGTCACGTTCGCCGCCGGCGCCAGCCCCCGGATGACCGACCTCCAGAAGGCCTTCCGCGACCAGCA